A window of Brevinematales bacterium genomic DNA:
CGTGATGAGCGGGAGATCGGGGGACGTACCTCCCGATATAATCTGCCCGTTCCGGTCGCAAATGACCGTCGTCTTCCCGTCGGTAACCGCCGCCACGGGCTTGCGCTCGTAAACGGTAATCTTGATGGTATCCGGTATCACCCGTTCGACCAACGCATAGTCGACGAGACGGATTTTCGCGATTTCGCCGGCTATCTGTCCGAGGTCGTAGGAGAATAACGATTCCCCGTAACGTACCCCGGAAACCGCCGCAACATCGGCGGAATTTACATAATGCTGGTTCGTGATAATAATGTTCTTGATGTTAAATGCGCCCTGCTCTTTCAGGAAAAAATAAATCAGGTAATGTATCCCGTAGAGCAGAATGCAAAAAACAATCGTGAGAACGAATACGGAAAACCCCCTCTTCATTTAATATCCACGCAGTCGAGAATCTTCTTCGCGAGCTGCGGCATATCCATCCCCACCTCGCGGGCCATCGCGGGTATGTCGCTCGTATCGGTGAGACCCGGTAACGAGTTGGCCTCGAGGTAATAAAAATCCCCGCCCGGTTCGAGCATCACGTCTATCCGCGCAAACCCCTTCAGCCCGAGCTCGCTGAATGCGCGCTTGGTGGTATCCTGTATGTTTTTCGTCGCCTCGGCGGGTATTTCCGCGGGAATGACAAAATCGGTCATCCCCTTGGTATATTTCGCCTCGAAGTCGTAAAATTCGTTCTTTGGACGGAGCTCGAGTATCGGGAGCGCGGTCACCGAGACCCCGTCATCCAGAATCCCCACCGTCAGTTCCTTCCCGGAAATATACTGCTCCGCGAAGGAGTAGCGGTATTTTCGGGAATACTCCGCGATATGCGCGCGCAGGTCGTCCTGGGATTTCACGAGTTCGACCCCGACGCTGGAGCCCTCGCTGATAGGCTTCAGCACGACCGGATAGCCGAGCTTCTCGCCTACGGCGCGGATACTGGTATCGGGATGCGCGGCATCGATTTCCACCGACCCGGGAACCGGAACCCCCGACATCGACCAAATTTTCTTGGTCAGCATCTTATCCATCGCGATCGCACTCGCGGCGACACCCGACCCGGTGTAGGGAATCCCCAGAATTTCAAGCAGGCCCTGTATACAGCCGTCCTCACCGTAAGTACCGTGGAGGGCGATAAATGCAATATCGATTTTTTCGGAAACGAGACGGGAAGCGATATCACGTCCGACATCGATTTGTACGGCGCGAAGTCCGAGAGACTGGAGCGCGCGGAGGACGTTAGCGCCGGAACGCAGACTGATCTCGCGTTCGGACGACATACCCCCCATCAGCACGCCGATGGTTTTATTGGTATAACGGGAAATATCTAAGCCGTCATTCGGCATTTAATCCCCTCCCGGAAAATGCGTTATGAATATTTTATATCAGTAAAAAGGT
This region includes:
- a CDS encoding D-alanine--D-alanine ligase encodes the protein MPNDGLDISRYTNKTIGVLMGGMSSEREISLRSGANVLRALQSLGLRAVQIDVGRDIASRLVSEKIDIAFIALHGTYGEDGCIQGLLEILGIPYTGSGVAASAIAMDKMLTKKIWSMSGVPVPGSVEIDAAHPDTSIRAVGEKLGYPVVLKPISEGSSVGVELVKSQDDLRAHIAEYSRKYRYSFAEQYISGKELTVGILDDGVSVTALPILELRPKNEFYDFEAKYTKGMTDFVIPAEIPAEATKNIQDTTKRAFSELGLKGFARIDVMLEPGGDFYYLEANSLPGLTDTSDIPAMAREVGMDMPQLAKKILDCVDIK
- a CDS encoding FtsQ-type POTRA domain-containing protein; this encodes MKRGFSVFVLTIVFCILLYGIHYLIYFFLKEQGAFNIKNIIITNQHYVNSADVAAVSGVRYGESLFSYDLGQIAGEIAKIRLVDYALVERVIPDTIKITVYERKPVAAVTDGKTTVICDRNGQIISGGTSPDLPLITLDFPLLTIKDTAIGDEFVIATLRNIEGFDRKDEISRIYIKKKEGVYFILKGLSTLFYIGLKVPDNEYLKRLVLTGDKIKKDKLTIKYVDIDKASAIGFQ